One part of the Rattus rattus isolate New Zealand chromosome 14, Rrattus_CSIRO_v1, whole genome shotgun sequence genome encodes these proteins:
- the Psmg4 gene encoding proteasome assembly chaperone 4 isoform X2, producing MEEPQAAADVSLHNFSARLWEQLVHFHVMRLTDSLFLWVGATPHLRNLAVAMCSRFDSIPVCTSLFGDTSDTTSTGLAQRLGRPANRCLSATTSPIQTVTSRYS from the exons ATGGAGGAGCCGCAAGCCGCCGCGGACGTGTCGCTTCACAACTTCAGTGCGAGGCTGTGGGAGCAGCTCGTCCACTTTCATGTCATGCGGCTAACGGACTCGCTCTTCCTGTGGGTGGGGGCAACGCCGCATCTACGCAACCTCGCTGTGGCCATGTGCAGTCGCTTC GACTCCATCCCTGTGTGCACCTCCCTTTTTGGAGACACTTCTGATACGACTTCCACCGGCCTTGCTCAGCGCTTAG GAAGACCAGCAAACAGGTGTTTGTCAGCTACAACCTCTCCAATACAGACAGTAACTTCACGTTACTCGTAG
- the Psmg4 gene encoding proteasome assembly chaperone 4 isoform X1, producing MEEPQAAADVSLHNFSARLWEQLVHFHVMRLTDSLFLWVGATPHLRNLAVAMCSRFDSIPVCTSLFGDTSDTTSTGLAQRLARKTSKQVFVSYNLSNTDSNFTLLVENRIKEEMETFPEKF from the exons ATGGAGGAGCCGCAAGCCGCCGCGGACGTGTCGCTTCACAACTTCAGTGCGAGGCTGTGGGAGCAGCTCGTCCACTTTCATGTCATGCGGCTAACGGACTCGCTCTTCCTGTGGGTGGGGGCAACGCCGCATCTACGCAACCTCGCTGTGGCCATGTGCAGTCGCTTC GACTCCATCCCTGTGTGCACCTCCCTTTTTGGAGACACTTCTGATACGACTTCCACCGGCCTTGCTCAGCGCTTAG ccAGGAAGACCAGCAAACAGGTGTTTGTCAGCTACAACCTCTCCAATACAGACAGTAACTTCACGTTACTCGTAGAAAACAGgattaaagaagaaatggagacctTTCCAGAAAAGTTCTGA